The following proteins are co-located in the Panthera tigris isolate Pti1 chromosome F2, P.tigris_Pti1_mat1.1, whole genome shotgun sequence genome:
- the LOC102958189 gene encoding LOW QUALITY PROTEIN: small EDRK-rich factor 1-like (The sequence of the model RefSeq protein was modified relative to this genomic sequence to represent the inferred CDS: inserted 2 bases in 1 codon; substituted 1 base at 1 genomic stop codon): protein MTHGNQPELALQKITKKSREIRKGKRXKDSLTMSXESRRTQIMQLKQKATNEKKPMQTRDK, encoded by the exons ATGACCCATGGAAATCAACCAGAACTTGCCCTCCAGAAAATCACGAAGAAATCCCGGGAAATTCGCaagggaaaaag caaggatagCTTGACCATGTCTTAAGAGAGCAGAAGGACTCAGATAATGCAGCTAAAGCAGAAGGCAACTAATGAGAAAAAGCCTATGCAGACAAGAGACAAATGA